GCGCGCCGGCTACTGGTTTCGATCCGCCCTCCCAATACCAGTCGAAGGTGACAAAGTTGATTCCGTAATCCTTCATCCACTCTAACTGCTTCGCAATAACCTTTTGATTCGAATCATCGTACCAACCTAACAATGGCTTTCGCTCAGGAAACCGTTTTATCGGACTCCATGGGTCCGAATTTCCCTTTCCTGCGCCAGGTGACCAACCAGGAAAATAATAGACACCCACGTTATAGGAATCTGGATCCGCGCTTGCATGAGCTGACACGAGCAGCGCCAAACCCATCATTGGCAAATTCCTAGCAATCAACCGAATCGAAAGCAGTGACCAGATTCCGCGCAGCGGCCCTCCAAGTGTGCTGCTCAGCGATCGCATCGCCGCGAACACGCAACCGATTCTGAAGCTCGCTATCGTTACAAACTTCGAAGATTGCATTTACCAACTCCTCAATGTCGTGGGGATCAACCATCCGGGCGCCCGAAGAGAACAATTCGTTCATCGAGGTTGTATTCGAGCAAACAACGGGGCAATCCGCGGCCATAGCCTCCAAAGGCGGAATCCCAAAACCCTCCGCGAAGGACGGGTACACAAAAAGATAAGCTGCCCGATAAAGTCGAATTAAATCTGCATGCTTCGCATCCTCGATAATTTTGACGTCAGACTGAATGTCGTTCTCGCTTATGTATCGAAGCATCGACTCGAAGCCGAAATCGCGTTGCCCAACAAACACCAGTTTTGGAAAATCCGAATGCCTTTCCTTCAAAATTTTGTATGCTTTCAGAAGCCCAAGATGGTTTTTTCTGGGCTCCAACCTTCCAACCGTTAATATGTAATCCGCGCAGCCATATTTACTACGCACATATTCTTTTGCCGCAGAGCGATCGACTTTGAACGCGTCACGGTCAACTCCATTTGAGGTAATGCTTACTTGCGAGGGAGCAAGTTTGTAGCGCTCAATGAGCTGTCGCCTCGAATATTCTGAAACTGTAAGCACATGTTTCGATCGAGCGGCCGACCATTTGATCAAAGTTCGGGATCGTATAACGAACGCTTTTGAAAAAAATTCTGGATGCGTCTCGTAAAGGAGGTCGTGTATTGTGACAATGTTTCCACATACAGACGACAGAGGTCTAATGTATTGAGAATGAAACAGATCCAACCCATCCTCGATTTGAGCCATTGCCGCACCGAACACCAATCGACCGGTTCGCCCAGTCGTTCTATATCTCCTAATTTCGCCAAAACTTGCCCACTTACTATCAATTCCAGAAATATCATTAAAATAAAACACGAAATTATGCTTCGGCTTTTCCCACTCTTGCACTGCGGTGTAAAGATTGTCGAGATAGGTTTTGCTGCCTTGATTTATTCCATTAAGTACATGGAGATCGACACCGATTTTCATATCAATCCCTTAGTTTTGGTATACGAATCGCATTGCGGCAAGCGCATACAAACGCATTTTTTTGCGTGCAGATGCGGCAGTCAAATCCGATCGAAGCATACTTTTTAGCGAATAAAAAAACCATCTTAGGCAAAAGCCCACAAGAAATATTCCTGCGGCTACTTTTCCCAAGGTCCGTCCTTTTCTAAATGCATATTCGCCCAAGGTCGAATCAATCCAGCGGGTGCTAACCTGGGTTTTATCCTCCGTTCCACCGTGAAAATGGACTATGCGACAAGACGGCGCCAGACATATTTTGTAACCCATGGCCCTGATAGACCGGCACATTTTGACGTCTTCAGCATACATAAAATAATCGTCTGGCCATCCATTTATGCGCTTAACAACGTCGTTTCGCATTAAAACAGCCGCTCCAGTTACCCAATCTAGCTCGAACGGTATAGTGCTGTCCGCATAGCGACTCTGGTCAACATAGAACGGTTTCGCACGATTCGGCGATATCCGAGAAAACCCCAAAAAGTACGAAAGGAACGAATTCAAGCCTCTGTCGTATCCACCCGCCCCGGTCTGAAATCGCCCATTTTTCAGATTGAGCAGCGGTGAGATTGCTCCGATGGTCGAATCGCGTTCGCAATGTTGAACGAGTTTCGTCAACAGACTTTCGTCACATATCTCTGTGTCGTTATTCAAAAATAAAATATATTTAGATTTGCAATACGGCAATGCAAGATTATTCCCTCTAGCATAGCCGACGTTTTCCCGAGACTGAACAAGAGTTACCCAAGAATGGAACGACCTGATATATTCTCCACTTCCGTCGGTTGACGCGTTATCTACAATTATTACGGCACCGACCTCCTCATCGAAGCAATCTCGTATTTGAGGAAGTAGAGACTGGCAGTAGGCAAGCCCATTCCAGTTCACAATTACGATATCGACTTTTGACATCTCCCCCCCTGCTCAATTAGTTAGATCCAGGCACAATGCGCTCAGGATCCCTATTGGTCTTCTGGCGCGCCCCCTCATCGTCGGCATTAATCAGATTCCGCGAAGCCAATTCCCGCGCGTACATTGAGAAGATACAACTCAGTACGATTATCGTCGACGAAAGAATTGCTTTATTAAAGATTCCGGTAATGAAAAATGAGGTAACTATAAATATCCATGCAATAGCGACCGCCAATGTACCGGATATGTTTCCTAGCGCTCCTCTGTAGAACCGCTCCACCTCATAGGATTTTTTTAAAACCCAGAGCAGAAAAATCCCATACATTGCCAGACCGACTGCCCCGACTTTGAAAATGACGTATACAAAACCGTTATGCACGATGGGGGCTGTTGACGTTCTTTCGCCACCGAGCGTTATGTCAATTCCGAGATCCACCGATGAGCCGAATCCTTGCCCCAACAACAGATGCAATAGGTCCGCTTGTGAGTATTGTCTCAATGCGACAAAACTCTCATAACCACGCCAATTATTATTTATGCCTTCAACATCATCATAATCTCTGATATTCACTTCTTGGAAGCTATTTTCGAACTTTGCAACCAGCGACTGAGTGGCGTCCCCTGAGCCGGCTTTAGAACTCGAGACAGCAAATACCGCACCGAGTCCTAGACATAGTATCGCGATAACAATCAGCGCATTCTTCGCCGATAATCTGGTCGCGACGCCTACAAAACATAACAAAAGCAGCGCCGAAAAAATCCATAAAATTCTCGAGTACGCAGAGAAATGCGACACGAAAGTCAAACCGGATACGATGAGGCAAAAAAACCGTGTGGTGATGGAGACCCTGCCAGCACGCAGATAGAATAATGCGACCGATAAAGCAAGCGTGCTAATCATGTATCCGTGGCCAACGTTATCGCGCACAGAATCCAAGCTCGAATCAGACGCTTCGGTACTAGTCAACAACCTGATCACATGAAAAAGAGACACAACCGCTCCAGCGATCAAAATCGCCTTGAATAAATTTTTATGATTTGTTCCGGATGCGAGATAAGCACCAAGGATAAAAAATTCGACAGGCTTTAAAAAATACCAGCAATCCTTCATCACCTGATAAATATCACCCTCCAAGAACCCGGGAATTACGCCTACTAACGCGATTGAG
This genomic stretch from Paraburkholderia caffeinilytica harbors:
- a CDS encoding glycosyltransferase family 4 protein; translation: MKIGVDLHVLNGINQGSKTYLDNLYTAVQEWEKPKHNFVFYFNDISGIDSKWASFGEIRRYRTTGRTGRLVFGAAMAQIEDGLDLFHSQYIRPLSSVCGNIVTIHDLLYETHPEFFSKAFVIRSRTLIKWSAARSKHVLTVSEYSRRQLIERYKLAPSQVSITSNGVDRDAFKVDRSAAKEYVRSKYGCADYILTVGRLEPRKNHLGLLKAYKILKERHSDFPKLVFVGQRDFGFESMLRYISENDIQSDVKIIEDAKHADLIRLYRAAYLFVYPSFAEGFGIPPLEAMAADCPVVCSNTTSMNELFSSGARMVDPHDIEELVNAIFEVCNDSELQNRLRVRGDAIAEQHTWRAAARNLVTAFDSVDC
- a CDS encoding glycosyltransferase family 2 protein, with the translated sequence MSKVDIVIVNWNGLAYCQSLLPQIRDCFDEEVGAVIIVDNASTDGSGEYIRSFHSWVTLVQSRENVGYARGNNLALPYCKSKYILFLNNDTEICDESLLTKLVQHCERDSTIGAISPLLNLKNGRFQTGAGGYDRGLNSFLSYFLGFSRISPNRAKPFYVDQSRYADSTIPFELDWVTGAAVLMRNDVVKRINGWPDDYFMYAEDVKMCRSIRAMGYKICLAPSCRIVHFHGGTEDKTQVSTRWIDSTLGEYAFRKGRTLGKVAAGIFLVGFCLRWFFYSLKSMLRSDLTAASARKKMRLYALAAMRFVYQN